A genome region from Oenanthe melanoleuca isolate GR-GAL-2019-014 chromosome 2, OMel1.0, whole genome shotgun sequence includes the following:
- the NUP153 gene encoding nuclear pore complex protein Nup153 isoform X3 → MASGGSGGGGGKIRTRRHHLGVAKPPYARGKQQLGLLSRVTESVKNIVPGWLQKYFNKREDKCVDMNESANEEENPVNYHHDYANEDAMVIDGRVTPESARINLEEPCTSRSALNFSDVLTRPSLHRSHLNCTVLDSTVPHCQPSTSSALGISSPGLSLVKEIKDSTSQHDDDNISTTSGFSSRASDKDITVSKNTSAPLLWSPEAERSHSLSQHPASSSKKPAFNLSAFGSPSPSLGNTSVFKTRQLGDSPFYPGKTSYGGAAAAARQTKVQISPYQPPIKRQMKAKQANVQSYGVTSSTARRILQTLEKMSSPLADAKRIPSSVSSPLSSPVDRSVLNVTSFQSRQNQMDSQHPPVQKLVTPKPISLTGSRITYFKPSLKSATNSRKIHQRVDTDHHDMMEESFPAEKPVKSSESKLSYPKLDTPASNGLSSGGRMDSSCGKMRRERERYGASRPAQKQQQQLEMEQDELPEVPLPISTASLPTFNFSFPASSAVSSSPSIVSKPVMNKVQPASNVGSPTFVFSSPIVKSTEVKVLPPVSQIKFTFSVPVVKSSELSGSTDTPVTSILSPGSATVNSTSNKKEEEEEYDGFCKPAKFLKQGSVLDILKSPGFMSGKSPSCSSAQPVTSTVVYTRPAISSFSAGKDTSKQASSFWQSDTQDPCVQTKTTDGKCVTCEAAKVSTVECTKQTISVSPCVSSKTTLPTSGTLGFEDKFKPAPNMWDCDTCLVQNKPEATKCIACETPKPGTGVMPALTLPVVTDNSATVTSTSSSTGTTATLGFGDKFKQPKGSWNCSVCLLQNKAEDSKCVACQSEKPESSVPVTSSSVSAFSSSSGGFLDLDKFKKPEGSWQCEVCLVQNKAEATQCIACESAKPGTKAELKGFGTTTVSTNAAMPSFTFGVPSASSEPSQTLGSTGNFKFGEQSSFKFGIASESASSNTVTGGFKFPTGSGNFKFGVSSSDSKSEDSKKESKSNSFTFGLPSTSSQAPSTFQFGTTSLGQQEKKEEPVLGGFGFATSSTSSIATNENKTGVGGFTFGTVAEKDAASPALPFKKPDEKKDETVSTKGGFSFGSVESAPASQFVLGRTEEKQDSVTSAGPLAFGKKADNEELKAQPIFSSGTAEHTKEESTAKPVFNFSFGKPSEKESEQAKAPFAFGAPASTSDQGASFSFLSTSSSSTAVPTTSANSSSVFGSTLSSSNPQPVPTPFVFGQPSNTVTSSVFGNPAESTTSQSFGFSQENKPAATSSSTGSTLAPFLFRSGESSTNAANSGFTFGATTTSSSTGPAAPAAGPAFGASQPPAFGPSPGSGQQSAPSFGSLSTTLFSAGSHPAPSAFGSVTSSTQPSVFGQQAAHQPTFGSGTPSAGSVFQFGSSTTNFSFPNNPGVFTFGASPSAAAAPAPPSGTPGFSFNQPPVFTVGTNGKNVFSASGSSVPGRKIKTAVRRRK, encoded by the exons CTGGGACTCCTTAGCAGAGTGACCGAATCAGTGAAAAACATTGTACCAGGATGGCTGCAGAAGTATTTCAATAAAAGGGAAGATAAATGTGTAGATATGAATGAATCTGCAAACGAGGAAGAGAATCCAGTAAACTATCACCATGATTATGCAAATGAAGATGCCATGGTAATTGATGGGAGAGTCACGCCTGAATCAGCAAGAATTAATTTAGAAG AGCCATGCACGAGCAGGTCTGCACTGAACTTCTCGGATGTGTTAACAAGGCCCTCCCTTCACCGGAGCCATTTGAACTGCACCGTGTTGGATTCCACAGTCCCACACTGTCAGCCCTCCACATCTTCTGCACTTGGCATCAGCAGTCCTGGGCTGTCCCTcgtaaaggaaataaaagattcTACCTCTCAGCACGATGACGATAACATCTCAACAACCAGTGGCTTCTCCTCTAGAGCATCTGATAAAG ATATCACAGTTTCAAAAAATACTTCAGCACCACTGCTCTGGTCCCCAGAGGCTGAAAGATCTCATTCCCTCTCACAGCATCCTGCATCTAGCTCCAAAAAACCTGCATTCAATTTATCTGCTTTTGGATCTCCCTCTCCT TCACTTGGAAACACTTCTGTCTTTAAGACAAGACAGCTTGGGGATTCTCCATTTTACCCTGGAAAGACCTCTTATggtggtgcagctgcagcagcgaGACAGACAAAAGTGCAGATTTCTCCTTACCAG CCACCGATAAAAAGGCAAATGAAAGCTAAACAAGCGAATGTGCAATCCTATGGTGTGACAAGTTCCACTGCGCGGCGCATCTTGCAGACATTGGAGAAGATGTCAAGCCCTTTGGCG GATGCTAAGAGGATTCCATCTTCTGTTTCTAGTCCTCTGTCTTCT CCTGTGGACAGGAGTGTGCTGAATGTGACTAGCTTCCAATCCAGACAAAACCAG ATGGATTCGCAACATCCACCTGTCCAGAAACTTGTGACACCAAAGCCAATCTCCCTGACAGGGAGTCGGATCACGTATTTTAAACCATCTTTGAAATCAGCTACTAATTCCAGAAAAATTCACCAAAGGGTAGATACAGACCATCAC GACATGATGGAGGAgagttttcctgcagaaaagccTGTAAAATCATCTGAAAG CAAATTGAGCTACCCCAAACTCGATACTCCTGCATCCAATGGTCTGTCTTCAGGAGGAAGGATGGATAGTTCCTGTGGCAAgatgagaagggaaagggaacgATATGGTGCATCAAGACCTGcacaaaaacaacagcagcaactg GAGATGGAGCAAGATGAACTACCTGAAGTACCCCTGCCCATCAGTACTGCATCGCTGCCGACATTCAACTTCAGTTTCCCTGCCAGTAGTGCTGTCTCCTCATCACCCAGCATTGTTTCAAAACCAGTGATGAACAAG gTACAACCAGCAAGTAATGTTGGCAGTCCTACGTTTGTATTTTCATCTCCAATTGTGAAATCTACCGAGGTGAAAGTGCTACCTCCAGTGTCT CAGATTAAGTTTACGTTTAGTGTTCCTGTCGTAAAGTCATCAGAGCTTTCTGGATCCACTGATACACCAGTGACATCCATCCTTAGTCCAG gTAGTGCCACTGTAAACAGCACCAGCAAtaagaaggaagaggaagaagaataTGATGGGTTCTGCAAACCTGCTAAGTTTTTGAAGCAAGGAAGTGTGTTAGACATTCTAAAAAGCCCTG GCTTTATGTCTGGGAAATCACCCTCCTGTTCATCTGCACAGCCTGTTACGAGCACAGTGGTCTATACAAGGCCCGCAATAAGTAGTTTCTCTGCAGGTAAAGACACCTCTAAACAAGCATCCTCATTTTGGCAGTCTGACACACAGGACCCATGTGTGCAGACCAAAACCACAGATGGCAAGTGTGTAACATGTGAAGCTGCTAAAGTGTCCACTGTCGAGTGTACAAAGCAGACGATCAGTGTGAGTCCGTGTGTCTCCTCCAAGACAACGCTCCCTACATCAGGGACACTGGGCTTTGAAGATAAATTTAAACCAGCACCCAACATGTGGGATTGTGATACCTGTCTGGTCCAGAACAAACCTGAAGCTACAAAATGTATAGCATGTGAGACACCAAAGCCTGGAACAGGAGTGATGCCTGCTCTGACATTGCCAGTGGTCACGGACAACTCGGCGACAGTGACAtccacctccagcagcactggcacaacAGCCACTCTGGGGTTTGGAGATAAATTTAAACAGCCAAAAGGCTCTTGGAACTGTTCAGTGTGCCTTCTACAAAATAAGGCAGAAGACAGCAAATGTGTAGCTTGTCAGTCTGAGAAACCAg AGAGTTCAGTGCCTGTGACCAGTAGCAgtgtttctgcattttcttcttcttctggaGGTTTTCTGGATTTAGACAAATTCAAGAAGCCTGAAGGAAGTTGGCAATGTGAGGTCTGCTTGgtccaaaacaaagcagaagccACACAGTGCATAGCCTGTGAAAGTGCAAAGCCAGGCACCAAAGCAGAGCTCAAAG GTTTTGGTACTACTACTGTGTCTACAAATGCTGCAATGCCATCATTTACATTTGGTGTCCCGTCAGCGTCCTCCGAACCTTCTCAAACATTAGGTAGCacaggaaattttaaatttggagAACAAAGTAGCTTTAAGTTCGGCATTGCATCCGAATCTGCGTCGTCCAACACTGTGACTGGAGGATTTAAGTTTCCTACTGGTTCAGGGAACTTCAAATTTGGAGTTTCTTCCTCAGACTCTAAATCAGAAGATAgcaaaaaggaaagtaaaagtAACAGTTTTACCTTTGGACTTCCATCTACAAGTAGTCAGGCTCCTTCAACATTTCAGTTTGGAACTACGAGTCTGggacagcaggaaaagaaagaggaacCAGTTTTAggaggttttggttttgctaCAAGTTCTACTTCTTCCATAGCTACAAATGAGAATAAAACTGGAGTCGGTGGCTTCACTTTTGGAACTGTGGCAGAAAAAGATGCAGCATCACCTGCTTTGCCATTTAAGAAGCCAGATGAGAAAAAGGATGAAACTGTTTCAACAAAGGGAGGCTTCTCTTTTGGCAGTGTGGAGTCAGCACCTGCCTCACAGTTTGTTTTGGGAAGGACAGAAGAGAAGCAGGACTCTGTCACTTCTGCTGGTCCGTTAGCATTTGGAAAGAAAGCTGACAATGAAGAGTTAAAGGCACAGCCTATCTTTTCATCTGGGACAGCTGAGCATACCAaagaggagagcacagcaaaaCCTGTATTCAATTTTAGTTTTGGTAAACCGTCAGAAAAGGAAAGTGAGCAGGCAAAGGCACCTTTTGCATTTGGGGCACCAGCCAGTACTTCGG ATCAAGGAGCATCCTTCAGCTTCTTGAGCACCAGTTCCTCCAGCACAGCGGTACCCACCACTTCAGCCAACAGCAGCAGTGTGTTTGGCAGCACTCTCTCTTCCTCAAACCCTCAGCCAGTTCCCACTCCCTTTGTGTTTGGGCAACCCAGCAACACTGTGACCAGCTCTGTTTTTGGCAATCCTGCAGAATCTACAACATCTCAGTCATTTGGCTTCTctcaagaaaacaaaccagcagcCACATCTTCCAGCACTGGCTCGACTCTTGCTCCCTTTCTCTTTCGTTCAGGAGAGAGCAGTACCAATGCAGCAAATTCAGGATTTACTTTTGGAGCCACAACTACATCAAGTTCAACAG GGCCTGCAGcgcctgctgctggcccagcctTTGGCGCCAGCCAGCCACCAGCATTTGGCCCGAGCCCAGGCTCCGGCCAGCAAAGCGCTCCAAGCTTTGGATCGCTGTCGACAACGTTGTTTTCTGCTGGCTCTcaccctgctccttctgccttCGGCTCGGTGACAAGCAGCACTCAGCCCTCTGTGTTCGGACAGCAGGCAGCCCATCAGCCAACTTTTGGCTCTGGTACCCCCAGTGCTG GTTCTGTATTCCAGTTTGGCAGTAGTACTACTAATTTCAGCTTTCCAAATAACCCAGGAGTATTCACTTTTGGTGCAagtccttctgcagcagcagctcctgcaccacCTTCTGGCACTCCAGGATTTTCATTCAACCAGCCTCCAGTTTTTACAGTGGG
- the NUP153 gene encoding nuclear pore complex protein Nup153 isoform X1: MASGGSGGGGGKIRTRRHHLGVAKPPYARGKQQLGLLSRVTESVKNIVPGWLQKYFNKREDKCVDMNESANEEENPVNYHHDYANEDAMVIDGRVTPESARINLEEPCTSRSALNFSDVLTRPSLHRSHLNCTVLDSTVPHCQPSTSSALGISSPGLSLVKEIKDSTSQHDDDNISTTSGFSSRASDKDITVSKNTSAPLLWSPEAERSHSLSQHPASSSKKPAFNLSAFGSPSPSLGNTSVFKTRQLGDSPFYPGKTSYGGAAAAARQTKVQISPYQPPIKRQMKAKQANVQSYGVTSSTARRILQTLEKMSSPLADAKRIPSSVSSPLSSPVDRSVLNVTSFQSRQNQMDSQHPPVQKLVTPKPISLTGSRITYFKPSLKSATNSRKIHQRVDTDHHDMMEESFPAEKPVKSSESKLSYPKLDTPASNGLSSGGRMDSSCGKMRRERERYGASRPAQKQQQQLEMEQDELPEVPLPISTASLPTFNFSFPASSAVSSSPSIVSKPVMNKVQPASNVGSPTFVFSSPIVKSTEVKVLPPVSQIKFTFSVPVVKSSELSGSTDTPVTSILSPGSATVNSTSNKKEEEEEYDGFCKPAKFLKQGSVLDILKSPGFMSGKSPSCSSAQPVTSTVVYTRPAISSFSAGKDTSKQASSFWQSDTQDPCVQTKTTDGKCVTCEAAKVSTVECTKQTISVSPCVSSKTTLPTSGTLGFEDKFKPAPNMWDCDTCLVQNKPEATKCIACETPKPGTGVMPALTLPVVTDNSATVTSTSSSTGTTATLGFGDKFKQPKGSWNCSVCLLQNKAEDSKCVACQSEKPESSVPVTSSSVSAFSSSSGGFLDLDKFKKPEGSWQCEVCLVQNKAEATQCIACESAKPGTKAELKGFGTTTVSTNAAMPSFTFGVPSASSEPSQTLGSTGNFKFGEQSSFKFGIASESASSNTVTGGFKFPTGSGNFKFGVSSSDSKSEDSKKESKSNSFTFGLPSTSSQAPSTFQFGTTSLGQQEKKEEPVLGGFGFATSSTSSIATNENKTGVGGFTFGTVAEKDAASPALPFKKPDEKKDETVSTKGGFSFGSVESAPASQFVLGRTEEKQDSVTSAGPLAFGKKADNEELKAQPIFSSGTAEHTKEESTAKPVFNFSFGKPSEKESEQAKAPFAFGAPASTSDQGASFSFLSTSSSSTAVPTTSANSSSVFGSTLSSSNPQPVPTPFVFGQPSNTVTSSVFGNPAESTTSQSFGFSQENKPAATSSSTGSTLAPFLFRSGESSTNAANSGFTFGATTTSSSTGSSSSFLFGSGPAAPAAGPAFGASQPPAFGPSPGSGQQSAPSFGSLSTTLFSAGSHPAPSAFGSVTSSTQPSVFGQQAAHQPTFGSGTPSAGSVFQFGSSTTNFSFPNNPGVFTFGASPSAAAAPAPPSGTPGFSFNQPPVFTVGTNGKNVFSASGSSVPGRKIKTAVRRRK; encoded by the exons CTGGGACTCCTTAGCAGAGTGACCGAATCAGTGAAAAACATTGTACCAGGATGGCTGCAGAAGTATTTCAATAAAAGGGAAGATAAATGTGTAGATATGAATGAATCTGCAAACGAGGAAGAGAATCCAGTAAACTATCACCATGATTATGCAAATGAAGATGCCATGGTAATTGATGGGAGAGTCACGCCTGAATCAGCAAGAATTAATTTAGAAG AGCCATGCACGAGCAGGTCTGCACTGAACTTCTCGGATGTGTTAACAAGGCCCTCCCTTCACCGGAGCCATTTGAACTGCACCGTGTTGGATTCCACAGTCCCACACTGTCAGCCCTCCACATCTTCTGCACTTGGCATCAGCAGTCCTGGGCTGTCCCTcgtaaaggaaataaaagattcTACCTCTCAGCACGATGACGATAACATCTCAACAACCAGTGGCTTCTCCTCTAGAGCATCTGATAAAG ATATCACAGTTTCAAAAAATACTTCAGCACCACTGCTCTGGTCCCCAGAGGCTGAAAGATCTCATTCCCTCTCACAGCATCCTGCATCTAGCTCCAAAAAACCTGCATTCAATTTATCTGCTTTTGGATCTCCCTCTCCT TCACTTGGAAACACTTCTGTCTTTAAGACAAGACAGCTTGGGGATTCTCCATTTTACCCTGGAAAGACCTCTTATggtggtgcagctgcagcagcgaGACAGACAAAAGTGCAGATTTCTCCTTACCAG CCACCGATAAAAAGGCAAATGAAAGCTAAACAAGCGAATGTGCAATCCTATGGTGTGACAAGTTCCACTGCGCGGCGCATCTTGCAGACATTGGAGAAGATGTCAAGCCCTTTGGCG GATGCTAAGAGGATTCCATCTTCTGTTTCTAGTCCTCTGTCTTCT CCTGTGGACAGGAGTGTGCTGAATGTGACTAGCTTCCAATCCAGACAAAACCAG ATGGATTCGCAACATCCACCTGTCCAGAAACTTGTGACACCAAAGCCAATCTCCCTGACAGGGAGTCGGATCACGTATTTTAAACCATCTTTGAAATCAGCTACTAATTCCAGAAAAATTCACCAAAGGGTAGATACAGACCATCAC GACATGATGGAGGAgagttttcctgcagaaaagccTGTAAAATCATCTGAAAG CAAATTGAGCTACCCCAAACTCGATACTCCTGCATCCAATGGTCTGTCTTCAGGAGGAAGGATGGATAGTTCCTGTGGCAAgatgagaagggaaagggaacgATATGGTGCATCAAGACCTGcacaaaaacaacagcagcaactg GAGATGGAGCAAGATGAACTACCTGAAGTACCCCTGCCCATCAGTACTGCATCGCTGCCGACATTCAACTTCAGTTTCCCTGCCAGTAGTGCTGTCTCCTCATCACCCAGCATTGTTTCAAAACCAGTGATGAACAAG gTACAACCAGCAAGTAATGTTGGCAGTCCTACGTTTGTATTTTCATCTCCAATTGTGAAATCTACCGAGGTGAAAGTGCTACCTCCAGTGTCT CAGATTAAGTTTACGTTTAGTGTTCCTGTCGTAAAGTCATCAGAGCTTTCTGGATCCACTGATACACCAGTGACATCCATCCTTAGTCCAG gTAGTGCCACTGTAAACAGCACCAGCAAtaagaaggaagaggaagaagaataTGATGGGTTCTGCAAACCTGCTAAGTTTTTGAAGCAAGGAAGTGTGTTAGACATTCTAAAAAGCCCTG GCTTTATGTCTGGGAAATCACCCTCCTGTTCATCTGCACAGCCTGTTACGAGCACAGTGGTCTATACAAGGCCCGCAATAAGTAGTTTCTCTGCAGGTAAAGACACCTCTAAACAAGCATCCTCATTTTGGCAGTCTGACACACAGGACCCATGTGTGCAGACCAAAACCACAGATGGCAAGTGTGTAACATGTGAAGCTGCTAAAGTGTCCACTGTCGAGTGTACAAAGCAGACGATCAGTGTGAGTCCGTGTGTCTCCTCCAAGACAACGCTCCCTACATCAGGGACACTGGGCTTTGAAGATAAATTTAAACCAGCACCCAACATGTGGGATTGTGATACCTGTCTGGTCCAGAACAAACCTGAAGCTACAAAATGTATAGCATGTGAGACACCAAAGCCTGGAACAGGAGTGATGCCTGCTCTGACATTGCCAGTGGTCACGGACAACTCGGCGACAGTGACAtccacctccagcagcactggcacaacAGCCACTCTGGGGTTTGGAGATAAATTTAAACAGCCAAAAGGCTCTTGGAACTGTTCAGTGTGCCTTCTACAAAATAAGGCAGAAGACAGCAAATGTGTAGCTTGTCAGTCTGAGAAACCAg AGAGTTCAGTGCCTGTGACCAGTAGCAgtgtttctgcattttcttcttcttctggaGGTTTTCTGGATTTAGACAAATTCAAGAAGCCTGAAGGAAGTTGGCAATGTGAGGTCTGCTTGgtccaaaacaaagcagaagccACACAGTGCATAGCCTGTGAAAGTGCAAAGCCAGGCACCAAAGCAGAGCTCAAAG GTTTTGGTACTACTACTGTGTCTACAAATGCTGCAATGCCATCATTTACATTTGGTGTCCCGTCAGCGTCCTCCGAACCTTCTCAAACATTAGGTAGCacaggaaattttaaatttggagAACAAAGTAGCTTTAAGTTCGGCATTGCATCCGAATCTGCGTCGTCCAACACTGTGACTGGAGGATTTAAGTTTCCTACTGGTTCAGGGAACTTCAAATTTGGAGTTTCTTCCTCAGACTCTAAATCAGAAGATAgcaaaaaggaaagtaaaagtAACAGTTTTACCTTTGGACTTCCATCTACAAGTAGTCAGGCTCCTTCAACATTTCAGTTTGGAACTACGAGTCTGggacagcaggaaaagaaagaggaacCAGTTTTAggaggttttggttttgctaCAAGTTCTACTTCTTCCATAGCTACAAATGAGAATAAAACTGGAGTCGGTGGCTTCACTTTTGGAACTGTGGCAGAAAAAGATGCAGCATCACCTGCTTTGCCATTTAAGAAGCCAGATGAGAAAAAGGATGAAACTGTTTCAACAAAGGGAGGCTTCTCTTTTGGCAGTGTGGAGTCAGCACCTGCCTCACAGTTTGTTTTGGGAAGGACAGAAGAGAAGCAGGACTCTGTCACTTCTGCTGGTCCGTTAGCATTTGGAAAGAAAGCTGACAATGAAGAGTTAAAGGCACAGCCTATCTTTTCATCTGGGACAGCTGAGCATACCAaagaggagagcacagcaaaaCCTGTATTCAATTTTAGTTTTGGTAAACCGTCAGAAAAGGAAAGTGAGCAGGCAAAGGCACCTTTTGCATTTGGGGCACCAGCCAGTACTTCGG ATCAAGGAGCATCCTTCAGCTTCTTGAGCACCAGTTCCTCCAGCACAGCGGTACCCACCACTTCAGCCAACAGCAGCAGTGTGTTTGGCAGCACTCTCTCTTCCTCAAACCCTCAGCCAGTTCCCACTCCCTTTGTGTTTGGGCAACCCAGCAACACTGTGACCAGCTCTGTTTTTGGCAATCCTGCAGAATCTACAACATCTCAGTCATTTGGCTTCTctcaagaaaacaaaccagcagcCACATCTTCCAGCACTGGCTCGACTCTTGCTCCCTTTCTCTTTCGTTCAGGAGAGAGCAGTACCAATGCAGCAAATTCAGGATTTACTTTTGGAGCCACAACTACATCAAGTTCAACAG GGTCATCGTCTTCGTTTCTGTTTGGCTCAGGGCCTGCAGcgcctgctgctggcccagcctTTGGCGCCAGCCAGCCACCAGCATTTGGCCCGAGCCCAGGCTCCGGCCAGCAAAGCGCTCCAAGCTTTGGATCGCTGTCGACAACGTTGTTTTCTGCTGGCTCTcaccctgctccttctgccttCGGCTCGGTGACAAGCAGCACTCAGCCCTCTGTGTTCGGACAGCAGGCAGCCCATCAGCCAACTTTTGGCTCTGGTACCCCCAGTGCTG GTTCTGTATTCCAGTTTGGCAGTAGTACTACTAATTTCAGCTTTCCAAATAACCCAGGAGTATTCACTTTTGGTGCAagtccttctgcagcagcagctcctgcaccacCTTCTGGCACTCCAGGATTTTCATTCAACCAGCCTCCAGTTTTTACAGTGGG